One genomic window of Cannabis sativa cultivar Pink pepper isolate KNU-18-1 chromosome 2, ASM2916894v1, whole genome shotgun sequence includes the following:
- the LOC115719901 gene encoding 5-methyltetrahydropteroyltriglutamate--homocysteine methyltransferase 1-like isoform X3, whose protein sequence is MLSYSPLLISLHNRLRDTKKPLFPSPPRNPLTGGGAVASSSKIMYLGLDTVPVLVGPVSYLLLSKPAKGVEKSFSLLSLIGNILSVYKEVVAELKAAGATWIQFDEPTLVKDLDSHQLQAFTHAYSELESSLSGLNVIIESYFADVPAEAYKTLTSLKGVAGYGFDLVCGTKILDLIKSGFPSGKYLFAGVVDGRNIWANDLASSISTLEALEGIVGKDKVVVSTSCSLLHTAVDLVNETKLDAEIKSWLAFAAQKVVEVNALAKVLSGHKDEAFFAANAAAQASRKSSTRVTNEHVQKSAAALKGSDNRRATNVSVRLDAQQKKLSLPVLPTTTIGSFPQTMDLRRVRREYKAKKISEENYVSAIKEEINKVVKLQEELDIDV, encoded by the exons ATGCTATCCTACTCTCCACTCCTCATCTCACTGCACAACAGACTCAGAGACACAAAAAAACCTCTTTTTCCCTCTCCACCAAGGAACCCACTCACCGGCGGCGGCGCAGTTGCATCGTCCTCTAAGATCATGTAT CTAGGATTAGATACTGTACCAGTTCTTGTTGGTCCAGTGTCTTACTTGTTGCTATCAAAACCAGCAAAAGGTGTTGAGAAgtccttctctcttctttcccTCATTGGAAATATTCTTTCAGTCTACAA GGAGGTTGTGGCTGAACTAAAGGCTGCAGGTGCCACTTGGATTCAGTTTGATGAGCCCACCCTTGTGAAGGATCTTGATTCTCACCAATTACAAGCATTTACTCATGCCTACTCAGAACTAGAGTCATCTTTGTCTGGTTTGAATGTTATAATTGAATCATATTTTGCTGATGTTCCTGCCGAggcatacaaaacacttacctcTCTAAAGGGTGTAGCTGGGTATGGCTTTGACCTGGTCTGTGGAACAAAGATCCTTGATTTGATCAAGAGTGGATTTCCTTCTGGAAAATACTTGTTTGCTGGAGTGGTAGATGGGCGCAATATATGGGCCAACGATCTTGCATCTTCCATCAGTACCCTAGAGGCACTTGAGGGTATTGTTGGAAAAG ACAAGGTTGTTGTCTCTACATCCTGCTCTCTTCTACACACTGCGGTTGATCTTGTGAATGAGACTAAGTTAGATGCGGAGATCAAGTCATGGCTTGCATTTGCTGCTCAAAAAGTAGTTGAAGTAAATGCCCTGGCTAAGGTATTGTCTGGACACAAGGATGAG GCTTTCTTTGCTGCCAATGCAGCAGCTCAAGCTTCAAGAAAATCTTCAACTAGGGTAACAAATGAGCATGTTCAAAAATCA GCTGCTGCTTTGAAGGGCTCTGACAACCGTCGAGCAACAAATGTGAGTGTCAGGCTGGATGCCCAGCAGAAAAAGTTGAGCCTTCCTGTTCTTCCAACTACCACAATTGGATCCTTCCCTCAGACCATGGATCTCAGAAGAGTCCGTCGTGAATACAAGGCTAAAAA AATCTCCGAAGAAAATTATGTCAGTGCGATCAAGGAGGAGATTAACAAAGTTGTCAAGCTCCAAGAAGAGCTCGACATTGATGTATAG
- the LOC115719901 gene encoding 5-methyltetrahydropteroyltriglutamate--homocysteine methyltransferase 1-like isoform X4, which translates to MLSYSPLLISLHNRLRDTKKPLFPSPPRNPLTGGGAVASSSKIMYLGLDTVPVLVGPVSYLLLSKPAKGVEKSFSLLSLIGNILSVYKEVVAELKAAGATWIQFDEPTLVKDLDSHQLQAFTHAYSELESSLSGLNVIIESYFADVPAEAYKTLTSLKGVAGYGFDLVCGTKILDLIKSGFPSGKYLFAGVVDGRNIWANDLASSISTLEALEGIVGKDKVVVSTSCSLLHTAVDLVNETKLDAEIKSWLAFAAQKVVEVNALAKAFFAANAAAQASRKSSTRVTNEHVQKSAAALKGSDNRRATNVSVRLDAQQKKLSLPVLPTTTIGSFPQTMDLRRVRREYKAKKISEENYVSAIKEEINKVVKLQEELDIDV; encoded by the exons ATGCTATCCTACTCTCCACTCCTCATCTCACTGCACAACAGACTCAGAGACACAAAAAAACCTCTTTTTCCCTCTCCACCAAGGAACCCACTCACCGGCGGCGGCGCAGTTGCATCGTCCTCTAAGATCATGTAT CTAGGATTAGATACTGTACCAGTTCTTGTTGGTCCAGTGTCTTACTTGTTGCTATCAAAACCAGCAAAAGGTGTTGAGAAgtccttctctcttctttcccTCATTGGAAATATTCTTTCAGTCTACAA GGAGGTTGTGGCTGAACTAAAGGCTGCAGGTGCCACTTGGATTCAGTTTGATGAGCCCACCCTTGTGAAGGATCTTGATTCTCACCAATTACAAGCATTTACTCATGCCTACTCAGAACTAGAGTCATCTTTGTCTGGTTTGAATGTTATAATTGAATCATATTTTGCTGATGTTCCTGCCGAggcatacaaaacacttacctcTCTAAAGGGTGTAGCTGGGTATGGCTTTGACCTGGTCTGTGGAACAAAGATCCTTGATTTGATCAAGAGTGGATTTCCTTCTGGAAAATACTTGTTTGCTGGAGTGGTAGATGGGCGCAATATATGGGCCAACGATCTTGCATCTTCCATCAGTACCCTAGAGGCACTTGAGGGTATTGTTGGAAAAG ACAAGGTTGTTGTCTCTACATCCTGCTCTCTTCTACACACTGCGGTTGATCTTGTGAATGAGACTAAGTTAGATGCGGAGATCAAGTCATGGCTTGCATTTGCTGCTCAAAAAGTAGTTGAAGTAAATGCCCTGGCTAAG GCTTTCTTTGCTGCCAATGCAGCAGCTCAAGCTTCAAGAAAATCTTCAACTAGGGTAACAAATGAGCATGTTCAAAAATCA GCTGCTGCTTTGAAGGGCTCTGACAACCGTCGAGCAACAAATGTGAGTGTCAGGCTGGATGCCCAGCAGAAAAAGTTGAGCCTTCCTGTTCTTCCAACTACCACAATTGGATCCTTCCCTCAGACCATGGATCTCAGAAGAGTCCGTCGTGAATACAAGGCTAAAAA AATCTCCGAAGAAAATTATGTCAGTGCGATCAAGGAGGAGATTAACAAAGTTGTCAAGCTCCAAGAAGAGCTCGACATTGATGTATAG
- the LOC115719901 gene encoding 5-methyltetrahydropteroyltriglutamate--homocysteine methyltransferase 1-like isoform X1: MLSYSPLLISLHNRLRDTKKPLFPSPPRNPLTGGGAVASSSKIMYLGLDTVPVLVGPVSYLLLSKPAKGVEKSFSLLSLIGNILSVYKEVVAELKAAGATWIQFDEPTLVKDLDSHQLQAFTHAYSELESSLSGLNVIIESYFADVPAEAYKTLTSLKGVAGYGFDLVCGTKILDLIKSGFPSGKYLFAGVVDGRNIWANDLASSISTLEALEGIVGKDKVVVSTSCSLLHTAVDLVNETKLDAEIKSWLAFAAQKVVEVNALAKVLSGHKDEAFFAANAAAQASRKSSTRVTNEHVQKSAAALKGSDNRRATNVSVRLDAQQKKLSLPVLPTTTIGSFPQTMDLRRVRREYKAKKGMICLSTLESNYLALPSLSMGGFSLMDLAVSSHLSSMVMSVAPRP, from the exons ATGCTATCCTACTCTCCACTCCTCATCTCACTGCACAACAGACTCAGAGACACAAAAAAACCTCTTTTTCCCTCTCCACCAAGGAACCCACTCACCGGCGGCGGCGCAGTTGCATCGTCCTCTAAGATCATGTAT CTAGGATTAGATACTGTACCAGTTCTTGTTGGTCCAGTGTCTTACTTGTTGCTATCAAAACCAGCAAAAGGTGTTGAGAAgtccttctctcttctttcccTCATTGGAAATATTCTTTCAGTCTACAA GGAGGTTGTGGCTGAACTAAAGGCTGCAGGTGCCACTTGGATTCAGTTTGATGAGCCCACCCTTGTGAAGGATCTTGATTCTCACCAATTACAAGCATTTACTCATGCCTACTCAGAACTAGAGTCATCTTTGTCTGGTTTGAATGTTATAATTGAATCATATTTTGCTGATGTTCCTGCCGAggcatacaaaacacttacctcTCTAAAGGGTGTAGCTGGGTATGGCTTTGACCTGGTCTGTGGAACAAAGATCCTTGATTTGATCAAGAGTGGATTTCCTTCTGGAAAATACTTGTTTGCTGGAGTGGTAGATGGGCGCAATATATGGGCCAACGATCTTGCATCTTCCATCAGTACCCTAGAGGCACTTGAGGGTATTGTTGGAAAAG ACAAGGTTGTTGTCTCTACATCCTGCTCTCTTCTACACACTGCGGTTGATCTTGTGAATGAGACTAAGTTAGATGCGGAGATCAAGTCATGGCTTGCATTTGCTGCTCAAAAAGTAGTTGAAGTAAATGCCCTGGCTAAGGTATTGTCTGGACACAAGGATGAG GCTTTCTTTGCTGCCAATGCAGCAGCTCAAGCTTCAAGAAAATCTTCAACTAGGGTAACAAATGAGCATGTTCAAAAATCA GCTGCTGCTTTGAAGGGCTCTGACAACCGTCGAGCAACAAATGTGAGTGTCAGGCTGGATGCCCAGCAGAAAAAGTTGAGCCTTCCTGTTCTTCCAACTACCACAATTGGATCCTTCCCTCAGACCATGGATCTCAGAAGAGTCCGTCGTGAATACAAGGCTAAAAA AGGAATGATATGTTTGAGTACTTTGGAGAGCAATTATCTGGCTTTGCCTTCACTGTCAATGGGTGGGTTCAGTCTTATGGATCTCGCTGTGTCAAGCCACCTATCATCTATGGTGATGTCAGTCGCCCCAAGGCC
- the LOC115719901 gene encoding 5-methyltetrahydropteroyltriglutamate--homocysteine methyltransferase 1-like isoform X2 translates to MLSYSPLLISLHNRLRDTKKPLFPSPPRNPLTGGGAVASSSKIMYLGLDTVPVLVGPVSYLLLSKPAKGVEKSFSLLSLIGNILSVYKEVVAELKAAGATWIQFDEPTLVKDLDSHQLQAFTHAYSELESSLSGLNVIIESYFADVPAEAYKTLTSLKGVAGYGFDLVCGTKILDLIKSGFPSGKYLFAGVVDGRNIWANDLASSISTLEALEGIVGKDKVVVSTSCSLLHTAVDLVNETKLDAEIKSWLAFAAQKVVEVNALAKAFFAANAAAQASRKSSTRVTNEHVQKSAAALKGSDNRRATNVSVRLDAQQKKLSLPVLPTTTIGSFPQTMDLRRVRREYKAKKGMICLSTLESNYLALPSLSMGGFSLMDLAVSSHLSSMVMSVAPRP, encoded by the exons ATGCTATCCTACTCTCCACTCCTCATCTCACTGCACAACAGACTCAGAGACACAAAAAAACCTCTTTTTCCCTCTCCACCAAGGAACCCACTCACCGGCGGCGGCGCAGTTGCATCGTCCTCTAAGATCATGTAT CTAGGATTAGATACTGTACCAGTTCTTGTTGGTCCAGTGTCTTACTTGTTGCTATCAAAACCAGCAAAAGGTGTTGAGAAgtccttctctcttctttcccTCATTGGAAATATTCTTTCAGTCTACAA GGAGGTTGTGGCTGAACTAAAGGCTGCAGGTGCCACTTGGATTCAGTTTGATGAGCCCACCCTTGTGAAGGATCTTGATTCTCACCAATTACAAGCATTTACTCATGCCTACTCAGAACTAGAGTCATCTTTGTCTGGTTTGAATGTTATAATTGAATCATATTTTGCTGATGTTCCTGCCGAggcatacaaaacacttacctcTCTAAAGGGTGTAGCTGGGTATGGCTTTGACCTGGTCTGTGGAACAAAGATCCTTGATTTGATCAAGAGTGGATTTCCTTCTGGAAAATACTTGTTTGCTGGAGTGGTAGATGGGCGCAATATATGGGCCAACGATCTTGCATCTTCCATCAGTACCCTAGAGGCACTTGAGGGTATTGTTGGAAAAG ACAAGGTTGTTGTCTCTACATCCTGCTCTCTTCTACACACTGCGGTTGATCTTGTGAATGAGACTAAGTTAGATGCGGAGATCAAGTCATGGCTTGCATTTGCTGCTCAAAAAGTAGTTGAAGTAAATGCCCTGGCTAAG GCTTTCTTTGCTGCCAATGCAGCAGCTCAAGCTTCAAGAAAATCTTCAACTAGGGTAACAAATGAGCATGTTCAAAAATCA GCTGCTGCTTTGAAGGGCTCTGACAACCGTCGAGCAACAAATGTGAGTGTCAGGCTGGATGCCCAGCAGAAAAAGTTGAGCCTTCCTGTTCTTCCAACTACCACAATTGGATCCTTCCCTCAGACCATGGATCTCAGAAGAGTCCGTCGTGAATACAAGGCTAAAAA AGGAATGATATGTTTGAGTACTTTGGAGAGCAATTATCTGGCTTTGCCTTCACTGTCAATGGGTGGGTTCAGTCTTATGGATCTCGCTGTGTCAAGCCACCTATCATCTATGGTGATGTCAGTCGCCCCAAGGCC